CTGGAATACCGCAAGACTTCCGGCCAGGACTGGTATCCTCCCGATCATTTCCGCCCTGTGGTGAACTGGTCGATCCCGCCTGGAGAAGAGGAGGAGCTTTTGACCTGGCTGCTGGGCCCGATCCTCCAGATGACCAGCCTCATGCTTCATGAGCGGCGGGCGCATCTTTCGCACATCAACGCCATCGGTGAACTCTGCGCACAGTTCCGAAGGGGCATTCTGGCGCTTGTCCGTGAGATGGGACCGGAGGCCGCCATCAAGCACGTCGAGGCCTATCATCGCCTCTATCCGGCCGCCGCAGGCAGTTGCTGGCATCCGGACGTCTTCGGACAGGTCGAACAGCCCTCATGGCAGCAGCTTTACGTCAACGCCGAGCACGATGGCTCGATCGGGGTGATCACCATCAGCCGCGAGAGCTACAACTCCGATATCGACGCCGAGCTGAATCGAGCCATTGACTGGCTGAAATCGGAGCAGGTCGCGCACGTCATTGTCACAAGCGATTTTCACCTGTCAACCCAGATGGTCGGCGCAGATACGGCCGATTTTTATTCGTCACTGAAAGATGCAGCGCGGGGGACCGCGTTGTCCGTTGCATGGTCCGAAACGGCGCGGCGGCTGCACTCCGGGTTTGCGGTTTCCGTCGGTTTCGTTGCCGGCAAGCGCTGCCTGGGCGGAATGCTGGAGCTGTTGATGCATTGTCACTATCTGATTGCGCGGGAAGACTCCGCTCTCGGCATGCCGGAGGTCACTTTGCCCGTCATTCCCGGAATGGAGGGCTGTCACTGGTCCTTGCGCAAGGTGCAGAAGCGCGAGCGCCACCGGGTTCTTCGCATGCTGCTGACCGGAGAAAGCGTGCGAGCCGCGGAAGCGGCGGGTTGGCTCGTCGATTATTCGGGGCCGCTCGATCTTTGTCTGCAGAAGGCATCGGAGCTCGTCACGCCCGGCAACCGCAGCCTGCCTGTCCGACCGGTGATTGAGAACGCCATCGATATCGACATCGATACGAGCTTGCCTCCGGCACAAAATGCGCTGGCGGAGGCGGCGCGCAAGGCGGTGGCGGACTGCATCCGCGCGTCGTGCGCCGTGTCCCTGGCGGAGGCGCTCGGAGTGCAGGCACGGCATTCGGGGGCGTTCATGGCAGGGGAACTCTGCAGGTCCGGTGTCATCGGCAGCGACGCAAATCGGGTTCTGGCCGTCTGATTGAGATCGGCCTGGCGGAACATTCTCATGAGGGCTCCGTGTTGGGGGACAGGAATCGCGCCAGGATCGCGGTCGTCTGTTGCCAATCCCGTGTTTCTCTTTCGAGTTGCTTCCTGCCCGCGCGCGTAAGCCGATAATACTTCGCCCGGCGGTTGTGGTCCGACACGCCCCATGCGGAGACGACGTATCCTTCCTGTTCCAATTTCAGCAAGGCCGGATAGATCGTCCCATAATTGACGGACAACCGGTTGCCGCTCGTCTGCTCGATCCGGCGTGCGATCCCATATCCGTGGAGGGGCCCCATCGTTTCCAGGGTCTTCAGCGCCATCAGGGCCAAGGTACCCTGCCAGACATCTGCCTTGTCGCTCATAACTCTCCTACTGGATGGTCATATCGAGAATGTCACTTGTCCTCATTGGAAAAAAATCAGATCGTACCGGCAGCGAACTGCTCCTAACCGCCGGCGCACGTACGCTCACCCCAGGTTGCCGCTCGAAGCGCCCGGAGCTACTCGTATCGTAGCGCGACCACCGGATCGACGCGCATCGCGCGCCGCGCCGGGAAATAGCACGCTGCGAATGCGACCGCCACGACCAGGGCCGCGACTCCTGCGAATGTGACCGGGTCGGCCGCTTCGATGCCGAAGAGCAAGCCCGCCATGATGCGCGTGAGGCCGAAAGATGCGGCCACGCCGATCGCAATTCCAAGAAACGCGAGTCTTGTTCCTTGACCGATGATCAGCAGAAAGATGTCCTGCCGCCGTGCTCCGAGCGCCACGCGGATGCCGATCTCGTGCGTGCGCTGGCTGACCGAGTACGAAATAACGCCATAGATCCCCACCGCGACCAGGACCAGGGAAAGCAAGGAGAAGACGCCTACCAGAAGGGTCAGCAGGCGCGGTTCCGCCACGGAGCGGGCCAGCAGATCCCCCATGGTCTGGATGTGTTCAATCGGCTGGTCCTTGTCGACCGCTCGCACCAGGGCGCGCAGCGGCGCGACAAGCTCAAGCGGGTCCCCCTCGGTCTCTGCCACGAGCGTCATGACCGGCAACGGCTGCTGCCAGTAAGGCAGGTACATCTCGGGCTCGTCCTGGTCGGCGAGCCCGGTCTGTTTCACATTGCCGACTATCCCAACGACCGTCGGTCCGGTATCACCGAACAGGATCCGTTTCCCGACCGCGTCTCCTTTCAGCCAATATTTCCGTGCCAGGCCTTCGTTGATGATCGCCACCTCAGGCGATCCCTTAGCGTCCTGTTCGCCGAAGCTGCGGCCCTGCAGGATCGGAATCCCCATGGTGCGAAAATAGTCGGGGGTAACAGACCACAGCGCCGCCCATTCCGCTACCTCGGCCTTGCGGCCATCAATGGCGAAGGAGTTTCTCGATTCGTTGCCGCTGAGCGGCACCGCGCTCGTCAAGGCGATCGAGCGCATCCCGGGCAGTGCCTGGGCTCGATCCAGCAGTGTGCGGAAGAACTCGGCCTGCTGGAAATCCTGCGGGTATTTGTACTGCGGCAATGGGAGTTCGAGCGAGAGCACCTTTTCGGTCCGATACCCCGGATTCACGGAAAGTAGCCGGAGGAAACTGCGGCCCAGCAGCCCCGCCGCCATGAGCAAAACCAGGGTGATGGCCACCTCGGAAACGGTGAGAAATCCGCGCAGCCGCGAACGCCCGCCCGACGATCTCCGCTCACCTTCTTTGAGCGTCTCCTGCAGGTTGACGCGCGCGGCCTGCCGGGCTGGAGCCGAGCCGAACAGCAGTCCCGTCACCAGGGTCACGAGCAGGGTAAAGCCCAGCACGCGCCCGTCCAGGCTGACCTCATCCAGCCGCGGCAGGTTTGTCGGGGCGAGCGAGCGCAGCAACTCGAGACTCGCGAAGGCCAGGACGAGCGCCGCCGCGGCGCTGACCGTCGCCAGCAGCAGGCTTTCAAGCAGCAACATCACTACCACGCGCGCCCTGCCTGCGCCCAGCGCAACCCGGAGCGCGATTTCCTTCCCCCTTGCCGCTCCGCGTGATAACAGCAGATTCGCCACATTGGCGCACGCAATTAGCAGGACAAAACCCACGGTGCCAAGAAGGACCAGCAGGCCGTGGCGGACGTGGCCGACCACCTTGTCCTCGAGAGAGACCAGGGAGACGCCCCAGCCTTCATCGTAATTCGCGTAATCCAACGCCAGACGCCGCGCAATCCCGTCCATGTCCGCCTGCGCCCGCGAGAGCGAGACTCCCGGCTTCAACCGGGCGACGACGCGGAGAAAACGAATTCCCCGGATCTGCCGGACCTGGGCAGGAACCTCGAGCGGCGTGTAGCAGTCGACGTCCTGAAGAAACCGGAAACCGCGCGGCAGAACGCCGACAATCGCGCGCGGAATGTTGTTGAGGACGAGTGTCTGCCCCAGCACGCTTTGGGCGCCGCTGAACAGCTTCTGATAAAGACCGTAACTGATCACGACCGCAGCCTGCCGGCCTGCGCTCTCATCCTCAGGCGCCAGCGTGCGGCCCAGGTATGCCTCGACGCCGAGGAGCGGGAAGAAAGCGGGACTGACGCCCATGCCGGTTACCCGCTGCGGTTCGCCCCTGCCCACCAGAGTCATCCGCAGGTCGCGGCAGGCCGCCATGTCTTCAAAGACATGGTTCTGCCGCCTCCAGTCATCGAAGTTCAAATATGAGGCGCCGATGGCCTGGCCGGCAGCGTGCGGGTTCCACTCGCCGAGCACCACCAACCG
The Terriglobia bacterium genome window above contains:
- a CDS encoding PadR family transcriptional regulator, encoding MSDKADVWQGTLALMALKTLETMGPLHGYGIARRIEQTSGNRLSVNYGTIYPALLKLEQEGYVVSAWGVSDHNRRAKYYRLTRAGRKQLERETRDWQQTTAILARFLSPNTEPS
- a CDS encoding ABC transporter permease produces the protein MRRVRAWFLRLAGLFNKERRERELAEEIESHLRMHIHDNLKSGMTPEEARRNAVIRLGGIEPTKEICRDRRGVPVLEALMQDLRFGMRMLRRNPGFAAIAVLTLALGIGANTAVFSIVNGVLLRPLPFQDSSRLVVLGEWNPHAAGQAIGASYLNFDDWRRQNHVFEDMAACRDLRMTLVGRGEPQRVTGMGVSPAFFPLLGVEAYLGRTLAPEDESAGRQAAVVISYGLYQKLFSGAQSVLGQTLVLNNIPRAIVGVLPRGFRFLQDVDCYTPLEVPAQVRQIRGIRFLRVVARLKPGVSLSRAQADMDGIARRLALDYANYDEGWGVSLVSLEDKVVGHVRHGLLVLLGTVGFVLLIACANVANLLLSRGAARGKEIALRVALGAGRARVVVMLLLESLLLATVSAAAALVLAFASLELLRSLAPTNLPRLDEVSLDGRVLGFTLLVTLVTGLLFGSAPARQAARVNLQETLKEGERRSSGGRSRLRGFLTVSEVAITLVLLMAAGLLGRSFLRLLSVNPGYRTEKVLSLELPLPQYKYPQDFQQAEFFRTLLDRAQALPGMRSIALTSAVPLSGNESRNSFAIDGRKAEVAEWAALWSVTPDYFRTMGIPILQGRSFGEQDAKGSPEVAIINEGLARKYWLKGDAVGKRILFGDTGPTVVGIVGNVKQTGLADQDEPEMYLPYWQQPLPVMTLVAETEGDPLELVAPLRALVRAVDKDQPIEHIQTMGDLLARSVAEPRLLTLLVGVFSLLSLVLVAVGIYGVISYSVSQRTHEIGIRVALGARRQDIFLLIIGQGTRLAFLGIAIGVAASFGLTRIMAGLLFGIEAADPVTFAGVAALVVAVAFAACYFPARRAMRVDPVVALRYE